One region of Danio rerio strain Tuebingen ecotype United States chromosome 5, GRCz12tu, whole genome shotgun sequence genomic DNA includes:
- the rnf170 gene encoding E3 ubiquitin-protein ligase RNF170 (The RefSeq protein has 1 substitution compared to this genomic sequence): MEGSVCVDGAAAPAPDEASLIEGVSNAVLLVLVLSVTLLAGLTTLLCRSEQQRIHPESQERVRVVREQLQAEQVSSESRHQFYSDMSCPVCLQQAVLPVETNCGHLFCGSCIIAYWRYGTWLGAISCPICRQMVTLLFPLFQDSEQSAVAADSPVEPTLILTDISDYNRRFSGQPRSLLDRLRDVPTLLRHAFREMFSVGGLFWMFRVRILLCVCGALAYLVSPLDFLPEGVLGLLGFLDDFFVILLLFIYISIMYREVVTQRLAG, encoded by the exons ATGGaggggagtgtgtgtgtggatggagcTGCAGCTCCAGCTCCAGATGAGGCGTCTCTGATCGAGGGTGTGAGCAACGCTGTGCTGCTGGTGCTGGTGCTCAGTGTCACACTGCTGGCCGGACTCACCACACTGCTCTGCAG GAGCGAGCAGCAGCGGATCCACCCAGAGAGTCAGGAGCGTGTGCGTGTTGTGCGAGAGCAGCTGCAGGCCGAGCAg GTGTCCTCAGAGTCCCGGCATCAGTTTTACTCTGACATGTCGTGTCCCGTGTGTCTCCAGCAGGCTGTTCTGCCCGTTGAGACCAACTGCGGACACCTGTTCTGCG GCTCCTGCATTATTGCGTACTGGCGTTATGGGACATGGCTGGGTGCCATCAGCTGTCCCATCTGCAGACAGATG GTGACGCTACTCTTCCCGCTCTTCCAGGACTCAGAGCAGAGCGCGGTGGCGGCAGACTCACTGGTGGAGCCCACACTGATCCTTACCGACATCAGCGACTACAACCGCAGATTCTCTGGACAGCCACGCTCC ctgctggaccgGCTGCGGGACGTCCCCACACTGCTCCGGCATGCGTTCAGAGAGATGTTCTCGGTGGGTGGTCTGTTCTGGATGTTCCGCGTGCGCatcctgctgtgtgtgtgcggcGCGCTGGCGTACCTGGTGTCCCCGCTGGACTTCCTGCCCGAGGGTGTGCTGGGGCTGCTGGGATTCCTGGACGACTTCTTCGTCATCCTGCTGCTCTTCATATACATCTCCATCATGTACCGCGAGGTGGTCACGCAGCGGCTGGCCGGATGA